A region of Theileria annulata chromosome 2, complete sequence, *** SEQUENCING IN PROGRESS *** DNA encodes the following proteins:
- a CDS encoding chaperonin, putative (chr2.cand.156 - chaperonin, 2 x cpn10, signal peptide;~Apicoplast targetting peptide predicted by the PlasmoAP tool;~Signal peptide predicted for TA12465 by SignalP 2.0 HMM (Signal peptide probability 0.909, signal anchor probability 0.000) with cleavage site probability 0.843 between residues 16 and 17), with product MEIIVVLFILVTNVDSIKFDLNRLSTGFINYGMNSGFGTRTHTTSLDKLTKHKNNPIYSLESDDGELPHLGQNNFKLRGIKLENSVLPLGDYVLIVKNDVIDVTKSGVYLSTQKKRDFVGSVLAVGPGRLNKTTGLSLAVIVSALGVTTPLSVKVGDIVLFDPSDENLDLKYNDKPCALVREEQIFARLNVGRHEIDNTITYEKVVPLFDRMLVRVLETPKRTESGLVISNSNTRDELIKAKIVSLGPGNYTESGKLLPIEGLSVGDTVLYRHNEYDSEGMQFWENCE from the exons ATGGAGATAATTGTTGTACTTTTTATTTTAGTCACTAATGTGGATTCTATAAAGTTTGATTTAAATCGCTTATCGACTGGATTCATTAACTATGGCATGAATTCTGGGTTTGGTACCAGAACTCACACGACTTCTcttgataaattaactaaacACAAAAATAATCCTATTTATAGCCTGGAATCCGACGACG GTGAACTTCCACACCTTGGACAAAATAACTTCAAATTAAGAGgaattaaattagaaaatagCGTCTTGCCACTTGGCGACTACGTTCTTATAGTAAAAAATGATGTTATTGATGTTACTAAATCCGGAGTTTACCTGAGCACAcaa AAAAAAAGGGATTTTGTTGGAAGCGTATTGGCAGTTGGTCCCGGAAGACTAAATAAAACAACAGG GCTGAGCCTTGCAGTAATAGTTTCTGCTTTGGG agTAACCACACCGTTGAGCGTAAAAGTTGGAGATATAGTGTTATTTGACCCTTCAGATGAAAATTTAGAT CTAAAGTATAATGACAAACCCTGCGCGCTGGTCCGTGAAGAGCAGATTTTTGCTCGTTTAAACGTAGGAAGGCACGAAATAGATAACACAATAACATACGAAAAGGTTGTCCCACTATTTGATAg GATGCTGGTCCGGGTTCTTGAAACGCCTAAAAGAACAGAGAGCGGATTAGttatatcaaattcaaaCACAAGAGATGAATTGATCAAGGCCAAAATCGTTTCATTAGGGCCGGGAAATTACACAGAGAGTGGCAAACTGTTGCCAATTGAGGGTCTGTCAGTAGGCGATACTGTGCTGTACAGACATAACGAGTATGATTCAG AAGGGATGCAGTTTTGGGAAAACTgtgaataa
- a CDS encoding endoplasmic reticulum transport protein, putative (chr2.C.cand.346 - conserved hypothetical protein, some similarity to human mbp-1 interacting protein-2a) produces the protein MDEHEEEKPSNTDSEPYSKILVFIIVGKDDKPLLIEDLSTPGRRSDPPHLSSFVAHQSLDVIEDLVWNNPNLFLKQVDAFDFLSVSAYVTCSHANFLLVTRSHNPGSNDFVIYSSNTSPVDPQPPSSDNIRYFFREVHELYSKQLMNPLYVFNTSLDSSNFKSKVHQAAKKYLI, from the coding sequence ATGGATGAACATGAGGAAGAAAAGCCTTCGAATACAGATTCAGAACCttattctaaaattttagtgtTTATAATTGTCGGTAAAGATGATAAACCTCTCCTCATTGAGGACCTTTCAACACCCGGTAGAAGGTCAGACCCTCCTCACCTCTCATCTTTTGTGGCTCACCAATCTCTCGATGTTATTGAAGATCTAGTTTGGAACAATCCTAACTTGTTTTTGAAACAGGTTGACgcatttgattttttatctGTTTCCGCCTACGTTACCTGCTCGCACGCCAACTTTCTACTTGTTACTCGCTCACATAACCCTGGTTCAAACgattttgtaatatattcGTCCAACACGAGTCCTGTGGATCCTCAGCCTCCTTCCTCTGATAACATTCGGTATTTTTTCAGGGAAGTTCATGAACTGTACTCCAAACAGCTCATGAATCCCCTATACGTCTTTAATACTAGCCTTGATTcgagtaattttaaaagtaaAGTTCACCAGGCTGCTAAAAAATACTTAATCtga
- a CDS encoding uncharacterized protein (chr2.C.cand.345 - hypothetical protein, partly conserved), translated as MTTVPSLNNLWDQLFVKQNNMKVPEREVLTKDSVYFRRRPDPEVLEHTLVELDTSLRNYFLLYNREREFRKKSEENCYRLEQELLNYKQKLEESNNRFHCLERKLKSMVDQPLKLKETLDRIDLLYNQMDTLIQAFVGIGSCAVIQGYSRVAFIKLCLEYLFPCRELDVRLNTLYNALYGVVTQYDGIELTMNEVMKPMTNTVPEKATLTGLSVKVHRLMLMCDLPSTDIKTFSVFFRYDNEDKALWDNEKSRCATLQVKPMDNASKVYEFNYLLENPKLPPKVPNVVPKLVLDVYADNFFVGSAEVGLISDKTLKPYELWKVLDSNGVSCGDLVVTVLPMPNNAKLPAVNFASKPDELTRAESMPFSNAVPNTSGTGFDKVVEPLKKVPTKVETEVNVQETTNLEEPSNKGKSFEPKSNRTIRKPLFNPKTSSISKGLNTNLTKVQQKTQATDKEEESKPEETRKKENKPSNVSKLSLLFSGKKQLSLNHDDSKTESNDASNSNDLNVDGAKPDTVENDENVVRTGSSEKVDKKEKPSFKELIVKKLSTRILSKDSMTEKSHQNFAQLERKKSGLIKLNSYETSPTVELEKDQKQDDNKGSVENSKETLLNEKVDAPMNNLPKQATTSFDPKPSDSDLLAKPPVTPPPTKLVPKVQPVSVPEMNEKLPEKPLVPLVIAPKLLKKPFPPKKL; from the coding sequence ATGACGACTGTCCCCTCTCTAAACAATTTGTGGGACCAGCTGTTTGTAAAGCAGAATAACATGAAAGTGCCGGAACGCGAAGTTCTGACCAAGGACAGTGTGTATTTTAGGAGGAGGCCGGATCCAGAAGTGTTGGAGCACACGTTGGTCGAACTCGACACGAGCCTGAGGAACTATTTCCTTCTTTACAACAGAGAAAGAGAATTCAGGAAGAAATCCGAGGAAAATTGCTATAGATTAGAACAGGAGCTTCTGAATTATAAACAAAAGCTGGAAGAGTCAAACAACAGATTTCATTGCTTAGAAAGGAAACTAAAGTCGATGGTAGACCAACCCCTTAAATTGAAGGAAACACTAGATAGAATTGACCTTTTATATAACCAGATGGATACACTTATACAAGCCTTTGTAGGAATTGGCAGTTGCGCGGTTATTCAGGGATACAGTCGTGTCGCCTTTATTAAGCTATGCTTAGAGTATCTTTTCCCTTGTAGGGAGCTGGATGTCAGACTCAATACTCTCTACAATGCACTTTACGGTGTTGTCACTCAATATGACGGTATTGAACTAACGATGAACGAGGTGATGAAGCCAATGACAAACACCGTTCCTGAAAAGGCGACTTTAACAGGATTATCAGTGAAGGTTCATAGGCTAATGCTGATGTGTGATTTACCCAGCACCGACATCAAAACTTTTAGCGTATTCTTCAGGTACGATAACGAAGATAAGGCCCTTTGGGATAATGAGAAATCCAGATGCGCCACCTTACAGGTCAAACCCATGGATAACGCTTCCAAGGTTTACGAGTTCAACTACTTGTTGGAGAACCCTAAACTTCCTCCAAAGGTGCCAAATGTGGTTCCAAAGCTAGTATTGGATGTGTACGCTGATAACTTCTTCGTTGGGAGTGCTGAAGTCGGCTTGATTTCAGATAAAACTCTAAAGCCTTACGAGCTTTGGAAGGTGCTGGACTCCAACGGGGTGAGCTGCGGAGACTTGGTCGTAACTGTCCTTCCAATGCCTAACAACGCTAAGCTTCCCGCTGTAAATTTTGCATCAAAACCCGATGAATTGACAAGGGCTGAAAGTATGCCTTTCTCAAATGCTGTGCCCAATACCAGTGGTACAGGTTTTGATAAGGTTGTTGAACCTTTGAAAAAGGTACCTACTAAAGTTGAGACTGAGGTAAATGTCCAAGAAACAACGAATTTGGAAGAACCTAGCAACAAGGGTAAGTCGTTTGAGCCAAAGAGTAATCGTACAATTAGGAAGCCCCTCTTCAATCCTAAAACTTCGTCCATTTCAAAAGGGCTAAACactaatttaacaaaaGTTCAACAAAAAACACAAGCTACCGATAAGGAGGAAGAATCTAAGCCAGAAGAAACTCGTAAGAAAGAGAATAAACCCAGCAACGTTTCAAAGCTGAGTTTACTGTTTTCTGGAAAGAAGCAGCTTTCTCTCAATCATGACGATTCAAAAACCGAGTCTAATGACGCCTCTAATTCCAATGACTTAAATGTAGATGGTGCAAAACCAGATACAGttgaaaatgatgaaaatgttGTTAGGACCGGAAGCTCTGAAAAGGTTGATAAAAAGGAGAAGCCTTCATTTAAGGAACTAATTGTAAAAAAGCTCAGCACAAGAATTTTATCAAAGGACTCAATGACTGAAAAGAGTCATCAAAATTTTGCCCAGTTAGAACGCAAAAAATCCGGTTTGATCAAACTAAATTCTTATGAAACATCTCCAACAGTTGAGTTGGAAAAGGACCAGAAACAGGATGATAACAAAGGTTCTGTTGAAAACTCTAAAGAAACTTTATTGAATGAAAAAGTTGATGCCCCGATGAATAACCTACCCAAACAAGCCACCACCAGTTTTGATCCAAAACCTAGTGATTCAGACTTGTTAGCAAAGCCTCCAGTAACACCTCCTCCTACCAAGCTTGTTCCTAAAGTTCAGCCAGTAAGTGTTCCAGAAATGAATGAAAAACTGCCAGAAAAACCACTTGTGCCCTTAGTTATTGCCCCCAAGTTACTAAAGAAGCCGTTCCCACCCAAAaaactttaa
- a CDS encoding uncharacterized protein (chr2.cand.155 - hypothetical protein) has protein sequence MTNNNFVEPTDYEEKQDLYDPEDCDLIVLDLNNEEKNDKYTYLKRNDYKEYSGNSFVWESSSKNDFTFLTLFYDGDEKYIVIFPYVGNLILLRKSDNGSWINLKTCVNFNKLKMFDRRGHYVVAKFIHYELQKFNLKMVFSCFCEVVIYEGNLIYKHCDRPLNGYPYSLSFNLLHNIISIHLMDESIITYQNVKKELPDLKYSPLKQNDNFYYTSHYTPNNEMIDYKIQKTIKKIQLEGFKYRDICLFDINFHDRSVDIESEHAIIDGNLIMSTDKYVTFSSLGHRGFDARKGFYFSKMINRSLIRGYIDYPPYVRTQVGTRRSYNLLPENRDLEYKPRSNPDYLSCMKPDITKFKFYGNDDIEIKSDDTEVCYDDLFYVIKFKTELHRVVYDGKEYWNYNNNKNNGFPIKIYFTDYNNDMNVCFNDGKIEKVKIKVLYIKMFKTDEFGNRVMITDKEYKVSKIERDKRLYKLNEGVKCTEIWHYDGEFVWKHKEGDPYPISIVYYYYFRSISIRFESYFFVSVRGIGNLTWGSLIFPIPKHVKLYKLDKIGNKLELNYKDYDFDCNYFGSFIYDLKKNVECVELKFHGETLWKHEQSQPYPHSFDYSVFGASITVYCKTLNVNIDRNNGIWDTEIVVNKPYLMSN, from the exons atgacaaataataatttcgTTGAACCTACTGATTATGAGGAGAAACAAGATTTATACGACCCCGAAGATTGTGACTTGATTGTCCTGGACCTcaataatgaagaaaagaATGATAAATATACGTATCTTAAGAGGAATGACTATAAAGAATATTCT GGAAACAGTTTTGTATGGGAATCTTCATCCAAGAACGACTTCACATTTCTAACACTGTTTTACGATGGTGATGAGaaatatatagtaattttCCCATATGTAGGAAATCTAATACTTTTGCGAAAATCAGATAATGGTTCCTGGATTAATTTAAAGACCTGCgttaatttcaataaattaaaaatgtttgACAGACGTGGTCACTATGTTGTTGccaaatttattcattatgAACttcaaaaatttaatttaaaaatggtaTTCAGTTGCTTTTGTGAAGTGGTTATTTATGAAGgtaatttgatttataaGCACTGTGATAGGCCATTAAATGGATATCCATATTCATTGtcctttaatttattacataaCATTATCTCAATTCACCTAATGGATGAATCTATAATAACATATCAAAATGTAAAGAAAGAATTACctgatttaaaatactcTCCCCTTAAGCAAAAcgataatttttattacacCTCACACTACACCCCTAATAATGAAATGATTGattataaaattcaaaaaacgattaaaaaaatacaattagAAGGTTTCAAATATAGAGACATTTGTTTATTCgatataaattttcatGATAGATCTGTTGATATCGAATCTGAACATGCTATAATTGACGGTAATTTGATTATGTCCACTGATAAATATGTAACATTTTCTTCACTAGGACATAGGGGATTTGATGCCAGAAAAGGATTTTACTTTtcaaaaatgataaatcGTTCACTAATTCGAGGTTACATAGATTATCCTCCATATGTCCGTACTCAAGTAGGCACTCGTAGgtcatataatttattgcCTGAAAATCGTGATCTCGAGTATAAGCCGAGATCTAATCCAGATTATTTAAGTTGTATGAAGCCAGATATAACTAAGTTTAAGTTCTACGGCAATGACGATATTGAGATCAAGTCTGATGATACGGAAGTCTGCTATGACGACTTATTTTATGTAATAAAGTTTAAGACTGAATTACACAGAGTGGTCTATGATGGCAAGGAGTATTGGAATTACAAcaataataagaataatgGATTCCCTAtcaaaatatatttcaCCGACTACAACAATGATATGAACGTTTGCTTCAATGATGGAAAAATTGAGAAGGTAAAGATTAAGGTACTATATATCAAAATGTTCAAGACTGATGAGTTTGGTAATAGGGTAATGATAACTGACAAAGAGTACAAAGTCTCAAAGATAGAAAGGGACAAACgactatataaattaaacgAAGGTGTTAAGTGTACAGAGATATGGCACTATGATGGTGAGTTTGTATGGAAGCACAAGGAAGGTGACCCTTATCCAATTTCAATTGTTTATTACTACTATTTCCGTTCAATAAGTATAAGATTTGAATCGTATTTCTTTGTGTCAGTTAGAGGAATAGGTAACTTGACTTGGGGCTCCTTAATATTTCCAATTCCCAAACATGTTAAACTATATAAACTGGATAAGATTGGTAACAAATTAGAATTGAACTATAAAGACTATGATTTTGACTGTAACTATTTCGGAAGTTTTATTTATGATTTGAAGAAAAACGTTGAATGCGTTGAGCTTAAGTTTCATGGTGAAACCCTTTGGAAACATGAACAGTCGCAACCGTATCCACATTCATTCGATTACTCTGTTTTCGGCGCATCAATCACAGTTTACTGTAAAACATTAAACGTTAATATCGATAGAAATAACGGTATTTGGGATACCGAAATTGTTGTAAATAAACCATACTTAATGTcgaattaa
- a CDS encoding isoleucyl-tRNA synthetase, putative (chr2.C.cand.347 - isoleucyl-trna synthetase) codes for MLCCYQYTFKKINSVLLKFKKSSLKLSCSKISNGLFLSNKGSINSRNKILEMTSLDEFHPTFDKVSDKVDFPKEEEKILKYWDDIDVFNTCMKLSEGSPSFIFYDGPPFATGLPHYGHILAGSIKDVVTRYAYQTGHHVERRFGWDCHGLPIEHEIDNMYNIKHSSDVYKLGIDVYNEKCRSIVMKYSNEWKYIVSRTGRWIDFENDYKTLNTPYMETLWWIFKQLYQKNLVYRGFNVMPYSLSCNTPVSNFESNLNYKMVTDPSLFVSFKCLDEDLEFVAWTTTPWTLPSNMAVCVNADFNYVKVKYKKNDKIYVVAECRLEYFCNALGTNLEEGFEKLGCMFGRDLVGKKYEPLFDFFANHPNFSEELMSRAYVVVSDKMVTSESGTGIVHCAPYYGEDDYRVCMNYKIFDGPLPELINESGIFVGSTGDLAGLYIKDADNVIKKILKGKGQLVHSGTIVHSYPFCWRSDTPLIYKAVNCWFIKVSDFREDILNSSMQTNWTPKFVRDKRFHNWVSEARDWCISRNRFWGTPIPLWTSEDYTQIVCIGSIEELENYTGEKINDLHRHNVDHLLIPDPRGPEYPPLRRIPEIFDCWYESGSMPLAKIHYPFENKDSLDQHFPANFIAEGLDQTRGWFYTLMVLSTLLFNKSPFKNVIVNGLILASDGKKMSKRLKNYPDPLDIINQFGADSLRLFLISSPAVKAEPVRFSTDSVRNVLKDVILPWFHSYRFLVQEVTRYEVTHKIKFVPDPEAPFKSSCVMDRWIYTITQELIYSVHHEMENYKLYNVMPKLLSFLEQLTNWYIRINRERMRGTFGDEECVVSLQSLFTSLKTFNHLMSMFAPFTSEMIYLNLRRFSGGMESIHYEKLPKPNMSFDKELMRRIEVMQSIILLSRTIRERKKISLKFPLRKLTVIHQDTDLLSSMEELLQLIKDEINVLDVELSSDTSLITLNAIPNFRILGARVGKDMKHVSDAVRNLDESKIKLLEREPLLLLGHSISIDDVVITRKINPEKLDNKNFDAESDNNLTVILDLTKDDTLEYKALTREVANRVQKMRKELGLSIDDDITVYIYTDDLELFSMLEGQTETLKKILKKNAVVTNNVNISNKFHSEEFSIRNCKVEVVIVKN; via the exons ATGCTTTGTTGTTATCAATACacttttaaaaaaattaatagtgtactattaaaatttaaaaaatcatcattaaaattgtcTTGTAgtaaaatatcaaatggtttgtttttatcaaataaagGATCTATAAACTCGCggaataaaatattagaaatgACATCTTTAGACGAATTCCATCCTACATTCGATAAag TTTCCGATAAAGTGGATTTCCCTAAAGAGGAGGAAAAAATACTTAAATATTGGGACGATATAGATGTGTTCAATACTTGTATGAAGCTATCCGAAGGGTCTCCATCATTCATCTTTTATGATGGACCTCCTTTCGCCACAGGGCTGCCTCATTATGGACATATACTTGCCGGTTCTAtaaag GACGTTGTAACGAGATACGCGTACCAAACGGGACATCACGTAGAAAGGAGATTCGGCTGGGATTGCCACGGACTCCCAATAGAACACGAAATAGATAACATGTACAATATCAAACATTCGTCCGACGTCTACAAATTAGGAATAGATGTTTATAACGAAAAGTGCAG GTCAATAGTAATGAAGTACTCTAACGAGTGGAAGTATATAGTATCGAGAACAGGAAGGTGGATAGACTTCGAAAATGATTACAAAACACTAAACACACCCTATATGGAAACACTCTGGTGGATATTCAAACAACTTTATCAAAAGAATCTCGTCTACAGAGGATTCAATGTCATGCCATACTCACTTTCTTGTAACACGCCTGTATCTAACTTCGAGTCTAAcctaaattataaaatggtGACGGACCCGTCGTTGTTTGTTTCATTCAA GTGTTTGGATGAAGATCTAGAGTTTGTTGCATGGACAACAACACCATGGACACTGCCCTCAAACATGGCAGTGTGTGTAAACGCAGACTTCAACTACGTCAAGGTCAAATATAagaaaaatgataaaatatatgtGGTGGCAGAATGTAGGCTAGAGTATTTCTGTAACGCACTTGGAACGAACCTTGAAGAAGGCTTCGAAAAGCTAGGGTGTATGTTTGGTAGAGATCTAGTAGGAAAGAAGTATGAGCCGCTCTTCGACTTCTTCGCAAATCACCCAAATTTCTCAGAAGAATTGATGTCAAGAGCATACGTAGTAGTATCAGATAAAATGGTAACATCAGAGAGTGGTACAGGCATAGTTCACTGTGCTCCATACTATGGTGAAGACGATTACAGAGTCTGCATGAACTATAA AATATTTGACGGACCGCTTCCAGAACTGATCAACGAGTCTGGAATATTTGTTGGCTCAACGGGAGACTTGGCCGGTTTGTACATTAAGGACGCAGATAACGTAATCAAAAAAATCCTTAAGGGCAAAGGCCAGCTAGTGCACTCTGGAACAATTGTTCACTCATACCCGTTCTGCTGGAGGAGTGATACGCCACTGATCTACAAAGCGGTTAACTGTTGGTTCATCAAAGTTTCAGACTTTAGAGAGGACATTCTAAACTCTAGTATGCAGACGAACTGGACACCAAAGTTCGTTAGAGACAAGAGGTTCCATAACTGGGTCTCTGAAGCCAGAGACTGGTGCATTAGCAGAAACCGCTTTTGGGGAACACCAATACCACTGTGGACGAGTGAAGACTACACACAAATTGTCTGCATAG GAAGTATAGAAGAGTTGGAAAATTATACAGGAGAAAAGATTAATGACCTACACCGTCACAACGTCGATCACCTCTTGATACCTGATCCAAGAGGACCAGAGTATCCTCCACTAAGGAGGATACCAGAGATATTCGACTGCTGGTATGAAAGTGGATCCATGCCTCTGGCAAAGATACACTACCCTTTCGAGAATAAGGACTCATTGGACCAGCACTTCCCAGCTAATTTCATAGCTGAAGGCCTGGACCAAACTAGAGGATGGTTCTACACGTTGATGGTACTATCAACACTCCTGTTCAACAAGTCTCCATTCAAAAATGTAATAGTCAACGGTCTGATATTGGCAAGTGATGGTAAAAAAATGTCAAAGAGACTTAAAAACTACCCAGACCCACTTGATATTATAAATCAGTTTGGAGCAGACTCCCTGAGGTTGTTTCTAATCTCATCTCCAGCAGTGAAGGCAGAACCAGTAAGGTTCTCGACAGATTCAGTAAGAAACGTTTTGAAGGATGTGATTTTGCCATGGTTCCACTCATACAGGTTCCTAGTTCAGGAGGTCACCAGGTATGAAGTAACACATAAAATAAAGTTCGTGCCTGATCCAGAAGCACCGTTTAAGTCTAGTTGTGTCATGGATAGATGGATATACACAATTACACAGGAACTCATCTATTCAGTTCATCATGAAAtggaaaattataaactcTACAATGTCATGCCTAAGTTGCTTTCATTCCTGGAACAACTTACGAACTG GTACATAAGAATAAACCGTGAGAGGATGAGAGGAACCTTTGGAGATGAGGAATGTGTAGTCTCCTTGCAATCGCTGTTTACATCACTCAAAACATTTAATCACCTAATGAGCATGTTTGCACCTTTCACATCAGAGATGATATACCTTAACCTCAGAAGGTTTTCCGGTGGAATGGAAAGTATTCATTATGAAAAGCTACCAAAGCCAAATATGAGTTTTGACAAGGAACTCATGAGAAGGATCGAAGTCATGCAGAGCATTATACTACTCTCCAGAACAATCAGGGAGCGGAAAAAAATATCACTCAAGTTTCCTCTCAGGAAACTGACTGTAATTCACCAAGATACAGACCTCCTCTCTTCAATGGAGGAGCTCCTTCAGCTAATTAAGGATGAAATCAATGTTTTGGATGTTGAGTTGTCCAGTGACACTTCACTGATAACTCTCAATGCCATCCCCAACTTTAGGATTTTGGGCGCTAGAGTTGGAAAGGATATGAAACATGTGTCTGATGCAGTCCGAAATCTGGACGAGTCTAAGATTAAATTGTTGGAGAGAGAGCCACTGTTGCTCCTGGGTCACTCCATCTCAATTGATGATGTCGTTATTACTAGAAAAATCAATCCAGAAAAGTTGGATAATAAGAATTTCGACGCCGAGTCCGACAACAACCTCACTGTAATTCTAGATTTGACAAAGGACGACACATTGGAATACAAGGCCTTGACTAGAGAAGTTGCTAACAGGGTACAAAAGATGCGGAAGGAGCTCGGGCTATCAATTGATGACGACATAACTGTGTACATATATACAGACGACCTTGAGCTCTTCAGTATGCTCGAGGGCCAAACTGAAACCCtcaaaaaaatattaaaaaagaATGCAGTTGTCacaaataatgtaaatatatCTAATAAGTTTCATTCAGAGGAATTCTCAATCCGGAACTGTAAAGTAGAAGTTGTTATTGtcaaaaattaa
- a CDS encoding topoisomerase-related nucleotidyltransferase, putative (chr2.cand.156 - PF01909 Nucleotidyltransferase domain) has translation MSDDESIVGSSDKQDEDSYPTSQSDTDIVDNDKLSQNYGAELYSMLDSEEQKQISLRNSTMRNKAKSLNKTKLQDLTKKELPGLYINISSQNDSEKLKSKPKDQKTLRNILDLYKLHSFLKTARLPFVVLLDIELNRLLQWLAPTEEEKLAKEQVLLQLEIVVNALFPHGKLKVFGSYLTGLSLPGADIDVCIHSEGDQLCILNMVVYALNRLGLVHSFECIYNTTVPVVKLVDKRTGVRLDLSVYNDSAFKTTKFIQEMCLKYKYMQPLILLIKLFLQSRSLGDTYFGGVGSYLLYCMVLSFLQLHNSTTNNTFDDKNSLATLYVDFFYYWGFVRDYKQFTTTVRGLGHVYPRALRKDKSDNTFSCENPLDNTVDIGANSFNMHTVISSFQNAFMVILLITHLIYVLKSIESNVPNWFPSKEVSFEMNFSTILESIYDIGHPIFQYRKSKRCSNIRNEFFPENSKTMISSLETVINHLKKTFDGTKTNTFNAQRHLIESLSLGSDDVTIGEEMPFYIVAEAVGRDKTKLKS, from the exons ATGTCAGATGATGAGTCCATTGTGGGCTCATCAGATAAACAGGATGAAGATTCTTATCCTACATCACAATCTGACACAGATATCGTTGATAATGACAAACTATCGCAGAATTACGGAGCAGAATTATATTCAATGCTCGATTCAGAAGAGCAAAAACAAATTTCACTACGTAATTCAACCATGaga AATAAAGCCAAGTCCTTAAACAAGACGAAACTACAAGATTTAACAAAAAAGGAACTTCCAGGAttatacattaatatttctagCCAAAATGATtctgaaaaattaaaatcaaaacCCAAAG ATCAAAAAACACTGAGAAATATTCTTGACCTTTACAAACTCCACTCCTTTCTCAAAACGGCAAGACTTCCATTTGTAGTACTACTCGATATTGAACTTAACCGTCTGCTACAATGGCTTGCGCCAACAGAAGAAGAGAAATTAGCTAAAGAGCAg GTTTTATTGCAGTTGGAAATAGTTGTCAACGCGTTGTTCCCTCATGGTAAATTGAAGGTTTTCGGATCCT acTTGACCGGTTTGTCGTTACCGGGAGCTGATATCGATGTGTGTATTCATTCGGAAGGAGACCAACTATGCATATTGAATATGGTCGTTTACGCACTTAATAGGCTAGGACTAGTTCATTCGTTTGAGTGCATTTATAACACTACAGTTCCTGTAGTCAAATTAGTAGATAAAAGAACAG GAGTTAGATTAGATTTGAGCGTGTACAATGACTCAGCTTTCAAAACTACCAAATTCATACAGGAAATG TGCCTTAAGTACAAGTATATGCAGCCTCTGATACTCTTGATAAAGTTATTCCTCCAGTCTAGGAGCCTTGGAGATACATATTTTGGAGGAGTGGGATCGTACCTGCTGTACTGCATGGTGCTGAGCTTTCTACAGCTCCACAACTCGACAACAAATAACACATTCGATGACAAAAACTCATTAGCGACTCTCTACGTAGACTTTTTCTACTACTGGGGGTTCGTCAGAGACTACAAACAATTCACTACAAC aGTCCGGGGACTAGGCCACGTTTACCCTAGGGCACTCAGGAAAGATAAATCGGATAATACTTTTAGCTGCGAAAATCCTCTT gACAACACAGTTGATATTGGAGCCAATTCATTCAACATGCACACTGTGATTTCTTCATTCCAAAACGCATTTatggtaattttattaataactcatttaatatat GTACTGAAGAGTATAGAGTCAAATGTGCCTAATTGGTTTCCAAGCAAGGAAGTGTCTTTCGAGATGAACTTTTCCACAATCCTCGAGTCAATATATGACATTGGTCACCCTATTTTCCAATATAGGAAGAGTAAAAGGTGCTCCAACATCCGAAACGAGTTCTTTCCAGAGAACTCTAAAACAATGATTTCCTCATTAGAGACTGTAATAAACCACCTAAAGAAGACATTTGATGGTACTAAAACTAACACTTTCAATGCGCAGAGGCACCTAATAGAGTCATTATCATTGGGAAGTGATGATGTAACAATCGGAGAAGAAATGCCTTTTTACATTGTAGCCGAGGCTGTTGGGAGAGACAAAACTAAACTTAAATCTTAA